A section of the Bacillus sp. HSf4 genome encodes:
- a CDS encoding GntR family transcriptional regulator, with amino-acid sequence MSIKADNQHLCLKVIDRIKDDIQNGVYRENEQLPSEFELSKMLGVTRAALKEALRILEEENVLIRRHGVGTFVNAKPLFLSGIEQLNSVTKMIEQANMTPGTIFMSSQVTDPTEEDMLCFQHPEDSDIFLLERVRTANGSPVVYCLDKIPTSILPKGFSHEQESMFEWLENKSGAVISYAVADIVPIGYHDTVSQILECDPETALLLLKQIHYDQNDRPVLYSLNYFRADKFRFHVVRKRF; translated from the coding sequence ATGTCGATTAAAGCTGACAATCAACATTTATGTCTAAAAGTGATTGATCGGATAAAAGATGATATTCAAAATGGCGTCTACCGCGAAAATGAACAGCTCCCCTCTGAATTCGAGCTGTCTAAAATGTTGGGCGTCACGAGAGCGGCTCTCAAAGAAGCGCTCAGAATCCTCGAAGAAGAAAACGTCCTCATCAGAAGGCATGGCGTCGGCACTTTTGTGAACGCCAAACCTTTGTTTCTCTCAGGTATTGAGCAGCTGAACAGCGTGACGAAAATGATCGAACAGGCAAACATGACACCCGGAACCATTTTTATGTCCTCACAGGTGACAGACCCGACGGAAGAAGATATGCTCTGCTTTCAGCACCCTGAAGATAGCGACATATTTTTGCTTGAGCGGGTGAGAACGGCAAATGGATCACCTGTTGTCTACTGTCTAGATAAAATTCCGACGTCGATTTTGCCGAAAGGCTTTTCACATGAACAGGAATCGATGTTTGAATGGCTGGAGAACAAATCGGGAGCAGTCATCAGCTATGCGGTTGCCGACATTGTGCCAATCGGCTACCATGATACGGTCTCGCAAATCCTTGAGTGTGATCCGGAAACCGCTCTTTTATTGTTGAAGCAGATTCATTATGATCAAAATGACAGGCCGGTACTATATTCATTAAACTATTTCAGGGCTGATAAATTCAGGTTTCACGTCGTCAGAAAACGTTTTTGA